A region of Candidatus Hydrogenedentota bacterium DNA encodes the following proteins:
- a CDS encoding DNA polymerase II → MPAMSLPVFILTRHTRDTSQGLTLRYWAAGVDGPVLLEFTGQEGVFFVRRDVPAAADRRANVALATLEGAPVDALYFRSTRALQESRKALSGSECGACESDIRPADRFLMERFITGPVLVQGEATARRGYRVFVNPAVSAASHNPTLRAASIDIETEGLDGALYSIAARCGESGVVYVVGAGENTEAFRFLPDERAVLLAFFEWIRATDPDLLIGWNVIGFDLLFLADRCRTLKIPFALGRDGEIGRIYPGERARQPARADIPGRMVIDGIPALRTAGYGFEDFSLESVGRELLGRGKLIAPGEDRVAEINRLYREDRVQLAAYNLEDCDLVRDIFEATALVPFLVARATLTGLTMDRMPGSIAAFEFLYLPRLHRRGFVAPDVKERPEANPNPGGYVLDSSPGLYANVLVFDFKSLYPSIIRTFHIDPLALYQPGENPIPGFHGGAFSRDATILGGLIETLWAAREQAKREKDQSLNLATKILMNAFYGVLGTPACRFYSPKLASSITRRSHEILTRTKGQIEARGHPVIYGDTDSLFVALGAGYTEEQALEIGRSLAPAINTWWAETIRVEFGIESFLELQFETCYLKFLMPTIRGSSVGTKKRYAGLRRESDGALGVNFRGLESVRTDWTPLARQFQRELYRRVFMDEPWEDYVFETARDLLAGKLDDLLIYRKRLRKDMAEYTKNVPPQVQAARKLASFHGSVIHYVITLHGPEPVQDRKSPIDYGHYLNNQLAPVADAILAFCGTSFSRITDPQLWLFD, encoded by the coding sequence ATGCCCGCCATGTCCTTGCCCGTTTTCATCCTCACCCGCCACACGCGGGATACCTCCCAGGGCCTCACGCTGCGCTACTGGGCCGCCGGCGTCGATGGACCGGTGTTGCTGGAGTTCACGGGACAGGAGGGGGTGTTTTTCGTTCGTCGCGACGTACCCGCCGCGGCGGACCGCCGTGCCAATGTAGCCCTGGCAACGCTGGAGGGCGCGCCGGTGGACGCGCTCTACTTTCGTTCCACCCGCGCACTCCAGGAATCGCGCAAAGCGTTGAGCGGTTCGGAGTGCGGCGCCTGCGAGTCGGATATTCGCCCGGCGGATCGATTTCTCATGGAACGCTTCATCACCGGGCCCGTGCTGGTGCAGGGCGAAGCCACGGCGCGGCGCGGCTACCGAGTATTTGTCAATCCCGCCGTGAGCGCCGCAAGCCATAATCCGACGCTCCGCGCGGCTTCCATCGATATCGAAACCGAGGGACTCGACGGCGCGCTCTACTCCATCGCGGCGCGTTGCGGTGAATCGGGCGTCGTGTATGTCGTTGGGGCGGGCGAAAACACGGAGGCCTTCCGATTCCTTCCCGACGAGCGGGCCGTGCTGCTGGCCTTTTTTGAATGGATCCGCGCGACAGACCCGGATTTGCTCATCGGATGGAACGTGATCGGCTTCGACCTCTTGTTTCTGGCCGATCGATGCCGCACTCTCAAGATCCCTTTCGCCCTTGGCCGTGATGGAGAGATTGGTCGGATCTATCCGGGCGAACGGGCACGCCAGCCGGCCCGAGCCGACATCCCCGGCCGCATGGTGATCGACGGTATCCCCGCGCTGCGAACGGCGGGTTATGGCTTCGAAGACTTCAGCCTCGAAAGTGTGGGGCGGGAGTTGCTCGGGCGTGGGAAACTTATCGCGCCTGGGGAAGACCGCGTCGCCGAGATCAACCGCCTCTATCGCGAAGACAGAGTCCAGCTTGCGGCGTACAACCTGGAAGACTGCGATCTCGTGCGGGACATTTTCGAGGCGACGGCGCTGGTGCCCTTCCTGGTGGCGCGCGCCACGCTGACGGGTCTCACCATGGATCGCATGCCCGGCTCCATTGCGGCCTTCGAGTTTCTCTATCTGCCGCGTCTGCACCGGCGGGGCTTCGTCGCGCCCGATGTGAAGGAACGGCCCGAGGCCAATCCCAACCCCGGCGGGTACGTGCTGGATTCGTCTCCAGGCCTCTACGCCAACGTGCTGGTCTTCGATTTCAAGAGCCTGTACCCGAGCATCATCCGCACCTTTCACATCGATCCCCTCGCGTTGTATCAGCCGGGCGAGAATCCCATCCCCGGCTTTCACGGCGGCGCGTTTTCGCGCGACGCCACGATTCTTGGCGGCTTGATCGAGACCCTGTGGGCCGCGCGGGAACAGGCGAAGCGCGAGAAGGATCAATCGCTGAATCTGGCGACGAAGATCCTGATGAACGCCTTCTACGGCGTCCTGGGCACACCCGCGTGCCGCTTTTACAGTCCCAAGCTCGCCAGCTCCATCACGCGCCGGAGCCACGAGATCCTGACGCGCACCAAGGGTCAGATCGAGGCGCGGGGCCATCCGGTAATCTACGGCGACACCGACAGCCTGTTTGTAGCCCTGGGCGCGGGGTATACCGAGGAACAGGCACTCGAGATCGGTCGTTCCCTCGCGCCTGCGATAAATACCTGGTGGGCCGAGACGATCCGGGTGGAGTTCGGAATCGAATCCTTTCTCGAACTTCAATTCGAGACCTGCTACCTCAAGTTTCTCATGCCCACGATACGGGGCTCTTCCGTTGGCACGAAGAAACGCTACGCGGGCCTGCGCCGGGAAAGCGATGGGGCGCTCGGCGTCAACTTTCGCGGGCTGGAGAGCGTGCGCACGGATTGGACACCCCTGGCGCGCCAGTTCCAGCGCGAGCTATACCGCCGCGTATTCATGGACGAGCCCTGGGAGGATTATGTATTCGAAACCGCGCGTGATCTCCTCGCCGGCAAACTCGATGACCTGCTGATCTATCGCAAGCGCCTGCGCAAGGACATGGCCGAGTACACGAAGAACGTCCCGCCGCAAGTACAGGCCGCGCGCAAGCTGGCGAGCTTCCACGGCTCGGTCATTCACTATGTCATCACGCTCCACGGCCCCGAGCCCGTGCAGGATCGCAAGAGCCCCATCGACTATGGGCACTACCTGAACAATCAACTCGCTCCCGTGGCCGACGCGATCCTCGCTTTCTGCGGAACGAGCTTCAGCCGGATTACGGATCCGCAGTTGTGGCTGTTTGACTAA